From Caldicellulosiruptor hydrothermalis 108, a single genomic window includes:
- a CDS encoding response regulator, protein MFKLLIVEDERITRESLETLIPWNELGIGEIKSAKNGQEALEIVKSYTPDILLCDVRMPRMDGIEFSKRLKNIFPKCKIVFISGYAEKEYLLSAIRLNAIDYIEKPLDIEKIKSTMKKVVKIIEFERKEEEEKERLKEHYNESIYYAATQLVQQLLKDHTDYSIFQKYAAEHFLTSTLDVIVGFVDWKAEEDHLDGIVSKEIYNQVLGQDFTSRIAVLFSFLSQNSFVLIYSEKSEIDINKAANILKEVFLQKGEICLMVATSIKASQVKESIENMLKILKKNVFYNGFGNSYTYEDFVDKREQEINFDFEKFEEYLKRDDVKRAKDEIEKLYFWLKSNQGVEIEKVKNIFFEMLLIAYQVGRQRKITQLLDEAGRAKKWREIEQKLTLNQLKEVIYETLDGIFELFTTRGNLNRKVYQIMRFIEENFYDKHLSVQKIANHFYFSPNYLCSMFKKATGKTLNDYITEVRIEKAKQLLKDNSIKLYEIAERVGFGDPNYFSALFKKKVGMTPSEFRERYYV, encoded by the coding sequence ATGTTTAAGCTTTTGATTGTAGAAGATGAGAGGATAACCCGAGAAAGTCTTGAAACATTGATACCATGGAATGAGCTTGGGATTGGAGAAATTAAGAGTGCTAAAAATGGTCAAGAAGCTTTGGAAATTGTAAAAAGTTACACTCCCGATATTCTGCTGTGCGATGTAAGAATGCCACGGATGGATGGCATTGAATTTTCAAAGAGGTTAAAAAATATTTTTCCAAAATGTAAAATAGTCTTTATAAGTGGCTATGCAGAAAAGGAGTATCTTTTGTCAGCCATCCGTTTGAATGCAATTGACTACATTGAAAAACCTCTCGATATAGAAAAGATTAAAAGCACAATGAAAAAAGTTGTGAAGATTATAGAGTTTGAGAGAAAAGAAGAGGAAGAAAAAGAAAGGCTGAAAGAACATTACAATGAGAGTATATATTACGCTGCTACACAGCTTGTTCAGCAGCTGTTAAAAGACCACACAGATTATAGCATTTTCCAAAAGTATGCTGCCGAACATTTTTTAACCTCAACATTAGATGTTATTGTAGGATTTGTAGACTGGAAGGCTGAAGAGGACCATCTGGATGGAATAGTATCAAAAGAAATATATAACCAAGTTTTGGGTCAAGACTTTACATCAAGAATTGCTGTGTTATTTTCGTTTTTATCACAGAACAGTTTTGTTCTTATTTACAGCGAAAAAAGTGAGATTGATATAAACAAGGCAGCGAATATACTAAAAGAGGTTTTTTTACAAAAAGGAGAGATTTGCCTGATGGTTGCTACCTCGATAAAGGCAAGTCAAGTAAAAGAGAGCATTGAAAATATGCTCAAGATACTCAAGAAAAATGTATTTTATAATGGTTTTGGCAATTCGTATACATATGAGGATTTTGTAGACAAAAGAGAACAGGAAATTAATTTTGACTTTGAAAAATTTGAGGAATATCTAAAAAGGGATGATGTAAAGAGGGCTAAAGATGAGATAGAGAAGCTGTATTTTTGGCTTAAGTCAAATCAAGGCGTTGAGATTGAAAAGGTAAAAAATATATTTTTTGAGATGCTCTTGATTGCATACCAAGTAGGGAGACAAAGAAAAATAACACAGCTTTTAGATGAAGCTGGGAGAGCAAAAAAATGGCGCGAAATAGAACAAAAGCTTACTTTAAACCAGTTAAAAGAGGTTATTTATGAGACGCTTGATGGAATATTTGAGCTATTTACAACACGTGGCAATTTAAATCGAAAGGTGTATCAGATAATGAGGTTTATTGAAGAAAACTTCTATGACAAGCATCTGAGTGTTCAAAAGATAGCTAACCATTTTTATTTCAGTCCAAATTATTTGTGTAGTATGTTCAAAAAAGCAACTGGTAAGACACTCAACGATTATATAACTGAAGTCAGAATTGAAAAAGCCAAGCAGCTTCTAAAAGATAATAGCATCAAGCTATATGAGATTGCAGAGAGAGTTGGATTTGGAGACCCGAATTATTTCTCAGCCCTGTTCAAAAAGAAGGTTGGAATGACTCCATCTGAATTTAGAGAGAGGTATTATGTATGA
- a CDS encoding helix-turn-helix domain-containing protein: protein MEKEVLNFEEAAEFLEISTKTLNQILKDEDIPARKIGREWRFSKHALLDWLGRGSSKDYFKNQTISRFEETRKGKTENLISHAKEILDTISREKSITIEDRKFDFPDNVEMEVKIKKRSDSIKFELEFEWQTDEKGEIESEE, encoded by the coding sequence ATGGAAAAAGAGGTTTTAAACTTTGAAGAAGCGGCTGAGTTTCTGGAAATCTCCACAAAAACGCTCAATCAAATTTTAAAAGATGAAGATATACCAGCAAGAAAGATAGGCAGAGAGTGGCGTTTTTCTAAACACGCTTTGCTTGATTGGCTTGGAAGAGGATCATCAAAAGATTATTTTAAAAACCAGACCATATCTCGTTTTGAAGAGACAAGAAAAGGAAAGACTGAAAACCTCATTTCTCATGCAAAAGAGATTCTTGACACAATTTCCCGTGAAAAGTCAATTACCATTGAAGATCGAAAGTTTGATTTTCCAGATAATGTGGAAATGGAAGTCAAAATCAAGAAAAGAAGCGACAGTATAAAGTTTGAGCTCGAATTTGAATGGCAAACTGATGAGAAAGGAGAGATTGAGAGTGAAGAATGA
- a CDS encoding sensor histidine kinase, which yields MRMFKIKPIFRNLIKYYRTISIDKKFLAVSYIQIFIPIILIGVLSFRISSDLIFKKYVGYTSDVIKTARLRIVDKINELNSITQDILYQTELYNVLDKSMKNVDYYDDVASLTNKFRKIILGHLDVQSIGVFTKEKKLCIVDNTSKEIGLDEIIPSQISLEKVYDIAAKGSGKPIWYVALLKKDKESKVAVLITRCINNPQTLKFEGILAVMINTELFDKTFSELVAEKSQAIAVVGNGIFISTKGEIKREKILKFMSQVKNKNGVVTYTSNEYIVNILPIKQVDWYIVTSIPVKVLLRDIDKLRMWLIVLCFLSFVITSAMSLMLSMDFLKPINAIVEATKRIRKGEYKIIENLDRKDELGILIDNFNSMVVKINHLINSIYKEQITRKEAELKVLQTQLNPHFLFNILESINWLAQLNGVSQISDVVIALSKLLEVNLKEEKFLTLEEEIKYITSYISILKINFGEENLKLEVDVDRKALKLRIPKLLIQPLVENSIFHGIRPKGFGRIFVGGYIWNDKLAIIVRDDGVGIPPEKLKGIRQDLEDNSEVLLEQEERSYTRIGLVNVVKRLKLIYGKDASFSIESLPQRGTTIKIEILLDALSRAVEESLQEFSGEGEEEDV from the coding sequence ATGAGAATGTTTAAAATAAAGCCAATTTTTAGAAATTTAATAAAATATTATCGTACCATTTCCATAGACAAAAAATTTTTAGCAGTTTCATACATTCAAATATTTATTCCAATAATCCTCATTGGGGTTTTGAGCTTTAGAATTTCGTCAGATTTGATATTCAAAAAATATGTAGGATACACCTCTGATGTTATAAAAACAGCAAGACTGCGCATTGTTGACAAGATAAACGAACTCAATAGCATAACTCAGGATATTTTGTATCAAACAGAACTTTACAATGTTTTGGACAAATCAATGAAAAATGTGGATTACTATGATGATGTTGCTTCACTTACAAACAAGTTTCGAAAAATAATCTTAGGGCATTTGGATGTACAGTCAATAGGAGTATTTACAAAAGAGAAGAAGCTGTGTATAGTTGATAACACTTCAAAAGAAATAGGACTTGACGAAATAATACCGTCTCAGATTTCTTTAGAAAAAGTATATGACATAGCTGCAAAAGGAAGTGGAAAGCCTATTTGGTATGTAGCTTTACTGAAAAAAGACAAAGAAAGCAAAGTGGCAGTTTTGATAACAAGGTGCATAAACAATCCCCAGACATTAAAGTTTGAAGGAATTTTAGCTGTCATGATAAACACAGAGCTTTTTGACAAGACATTTTCTGAACTTGTTGCAGAAAAAAGTCAGGCAATTGCGGTGGTAGGAAATGGCATATTTATTTCAACAAAGGGTGAAATAAAAAGAGAAAAAATACTCAAGTTTATGTCTCAAGTAAAAAATAAAAACGGCGTTGTTACATATACTTCTAACGAGTACATTGTCAATATTCTGCCAATAAAACAGGTAGACTGGTACATAGTTACTTCTATTCCAGTTAAAGTATTGCTCAGAGATATAGACAAACTCAGGATGTGGCTTATAGTTTTGTGTTTTTTGTCGTTTGTGATAACATCAGCAATGTCGCTGATGCTTTCAATGGACTTTTTAAAACCAATTAATGCTATCGTGGAAGCAACAAAGAGAATAAGAAAAGGAGAATACAAGATAATAGAGAATCTTGACAGAAAGGATGAACTTGGTATTCTAATTGATAACTTTAATAGTATGGTGGTAAAAATAAATCATCTGATAAATTCAATTTACAAGGAACAGATAACACGAAAAGAGGCTGAGCTAAAAGTTTTGCAAACCCAGCTAAATCCCCATTTTTTGTTTAACATTTTGGAATCGATTAACTGGCTTGCACAGCTAAATGGCGTATCCCAAATAAGCGATGTTGTAATTGCGCTTTCAAAGCTTTTAGAGGTGAATCTAAAAGAAGAGAAGTTTTTAACCTTAGAGGAAGAGATAAAATACATAACCTCTTATATTTCAATTTTGAAGATAAACTTCGGTGAAGAGAATTTAAAACTTGAAGTGGATGTGGACAGAAAAGCTTTAAAACTTAGAATTCCCAAACTTCTTATACAGCCTCTTGTAGAAAATTCCATTTTTCACGGTATACGTCCAAAAGGTTTTGGCAGAATATTTGTGGGTGGTTATATTTGGAACGATAAGCTTGCCATAATTGTAAGAGATGATGGTGTGGGAATACCACCTGAAAAATTAAAGGGGATACGTCAAGATTTAGAAGATAACAGTGAGGTCTTGCTTGAACAGGAGGAAAGGTCCTATACAAGAATAGGGCTTGTAAATGTGGTAAAGAGACTAAAGCTCATCTATGGGAAGGATGCAAGCTTTTCAATTGAAAGCCTACCACAGAGAGGCACTACTATAAAAATTGAAATTCTGTTAGATGCGCTCAGCAGAGCGGTAGAAGAAAGCTTACAGGAATTTTCTGGCGAAGGGGAAGAGGAAGATGTATAA
- a CDS encoding MFS transporter translates to MKNEKNNLEEKKILGIPWNAFIFGFVSFLNDFSSELTIRALPLFLKNVLNAKTSVIGLIEGVADSTATILKIFSGYLSDKLNQRKWLVTIGYGLSALSKPLLYFANSWVFVLVIRFLDRVGKGIRTSPRDALIANTTRKEELGKAFGFNRAMDPAGAILALIVGSFIIYHTSKNTLKLTEHLFQILVLVSIFPVFIALFLIIAFAVDSKTQNHSAAKVNLSLKGFDRKFKLYLLTISIFTLGNSSDAFLILQAQNRGLTVLEIFLMLAAFNLITTLSAYPAGILSDRIKRQYLIVMGWIVYALIYLGFGLATKTYQIVALYILYGLYYGLTEGVEKALVADLVPPEKRGTAYGLYNGAVGIFAFPASLVAGLLWQYISPSSPFIFGAILAIFASMMLLKVVNMKQE, encoded by the coding sequence GTGAAGAATGAAAAGAACAATCTTGAGGAAAAGAAGATTCTTGGCATACCCTGGAACGCTTTTATATTCGGTTTTGTAAGTTTTCTCAACGACTTCTCAAGTGAACTGACAATCAGAGCTCTCCCTCTCTTTTTGAAAAACGTTTTAAATGCAAAAACCTCTGTAATAGGTCTTATTGAAGGTGTAGCAGATTCGACCGCAACAATCCTAAAAATCTTTTCAGGGTACCTTTCAGACAAGCTAAATCAACGAAAGTGGCTTGTAACCATAGGTTATGGTCTTTCTGCACTTTCAAAACCACTTTTATATTTTGCTAACAGCTGGGTATTTGTTTTGGTAATAAGGTTTCTGGACAGGGTTGGAAAAGGCATAAGGACCTCTCCTCGTGATGCCTTGATTGCCAACACAACCAGAAAAGAGGAACTTGGAAAGGCATTTGGATTTAACAGAGCAATGGATCCGGCAGGGGCAATTTTAGCTTTGATTGTTGGTAGTTTTATAATATACCATACATCTAAAAACACCTTGAAACTCACAGAGCATCTATTTCAGATTCTTGTTTTAGTATCAATTTTTCCAGTCTTTATTGCACTTTTTTTAATAATTGCATTTGCAGTAGATAGCAAAACTCAAAATCATTCTGCAGCAAAGGTCAACCTGTCTTTGAAAGGATTTGATAGAAAATTCAAATTATACCTTCTAACAATCTCCATCTTTACCCTTGGAAATTCTTCAGATGCTTTTTTAATCTTGCAGGCTCAAAACAGAGGATTGACAGTTTTAGAGATATTTTTGATGCTGGCTGCCTTCAATTTGATAACAACTCTTAGCGCTTACCCTGCTGGAATTTTGTCAGATCGAATAAAACGCCAATATTTGATTGTGATGGGCTGGATTGTATATGCCTTGATATACTTAGGCTTTGGACTTGCAACGAAGACATATCAAATAGTTGCTCTGTACATTTTGTACGGTCTTTACTATGGACTTACAGAAGGTGTTGAAAAGGCACTTGTTGCAGATTTAGTTCCCCCTGAAAAAAGAGGTACAGCTTACGGTCTTTACAATGGCGCTGTCGGAATTTTCGCATTTCCAGCAAGTTTGGTTGCAGGACTTTTGTGGCAATATATAAGTCCTTCTTCACCATTTATATTTGGTGCTATCCTTGCTATTTTTGCCTCAATGATGCTACTGAAAGTAGTGAACATGAAGCAAGAATAA
- a CDS encoding helix-turn-helix domain-containing protein: MSAREMVLEALKSSPEPMKTQDIVQKTGLDKKEVEKAIKELKSEGLIESPKRCFYKAK; the protein is encoded by the coding sequence ATGAGCGCAAGAGAGATGGTCTTAGAGGCTTTGAAGAGTTCTCCAGAGCCGATGAAAACTCAGGATATTGTTCAAAAGACAGGGCTTGACAAAAAAGAGGTTGAAAAAGCTATCAAGGAACTAAAAAGTGAAGGTCTGATAGAGTCACCAAAACGTTGCTTTTACAAAGCAAAATAA
- a CDS encoding arginase family protein: MKSLLSSSYILMFDEYYSFQPRLKEMCTCIDLKDLSSIRYMCSKKVLDSISEKIKKVENSLFFLGAGEYHHFTYMLLKKFDKTLSLIVIDKHVDYSDTYQGFITCGSWLKDAAGLNQIVEIFVLSEEKKNVHNSKIKIFSPLEYKKIKPRLPVYISIDKDILTKSSINTTWDQGHCQPKTLIEIVSHFSSAFEIVGADICGEPPAQFFSPEHKKSEDINLKLLLLLTAKSQSIVA, translated from the coding sequence ATGAAAAGCTTATTATCTTCTTCATACATTTTGATGTTTGATGAGTATTATTCTTTTCAGCCAAGACTTAAAGAGATGTGCACTTGCATTGACCTCAAAGACCTTTCTTCAATTAGATACATGTGTTCAAAAAAGGTGCTTGACTCAATCTCAGAAAAGATAAAAAAAGTTGAAAATTCCTTGTTCTTTCTTGGCGCTGGCGAATATCATCACTTTACATATATGCTCTTAAAAAAATTTGATAAAACCCTTTCTTTAATAGTCATAGACAAACACGTTGACTATTCAGATACATACCAAGGATTTATAACATGCGGTTCATGGTTAAAAGATGCAGCAGGATTAAATCAAATTGTCGAAATCTTTGTTCTCTCAGAGGAGAAAAAAAATGTGCACAACAGTAAAATCAAAATTTTTTCACCACTTGAATACAAAAAAATAAAACCTCGCCTACCAGTTTATATAAGCATTGACAAAGACATCTTGACAAAGTCCTCAATAAACACAACTTGGGACCAGGGACACTGCCAGCCAAAAACCTTAATCGAAATAGTTTCACATTTCTCATCAGCTTTTGAAATAGTTGGAGCAGATATTTGTGGTGAACCACCTGCGCAGTTTTTCTCACCTGAACACAAAAAAAGCGAAGATATAAATTTAAAACTCCTTCTACTGCTCACAGCAAAATCTCAAAGTATTGTCGCATGA
- the xylA gene encoding xylose isomerase, translating to MKYFKDIPGVKYEGPQSDNPFAFKYYNPDEIIDGKPLKDHLRFAVAYWHTFCATGADPFGQPTIVRPWDRFSNPMDNAKARVEAAFEFFEKLNVPFFCFHDRDIAPEGENLRETNKNLDEIVSMIKEYLKTSKTKVLWGTANLFSHPRYVHGAATSCNADVFAYAAAQVKKALEVTKELGGENYVFWGGREGYETLLNTDMELELDNLARFLRMAVDYAKEIGFDGQFLIEPKPKEPTKHQYDFDAAHVYGFLKKYDLDKYFKLNIEVNHATLAGHDFHHELRFARINNMLGSIDANMGDLLLGWDTDQFPTDVRLTTLAMYEVIKMGGFDKGGLNFDAKVRRGSFELEDLVIGHIAGMDAFAKGFKIAYKLVKNGVFDKFIDERYKSYKEGIGAKIVSGEANFKMLEEYALSLDKIENKSGKQELLEMILNKYMFTE from the coding sequence ATGAAGTACTTCAAAGATATTCCAGGAGTAAAGTACGAGGGTCCACAATCAGACAATCCATTTGCTTTCAAGTATTACAATCCTGACGAAATCATTGACGGCAAGCCTTTAAAAGACCACCTTCGTTTTGCAGTTGCTTACTGGCATACATTCTGTGCAACTGGAGCTGACCCGTTTGGACAACCTACAATTGTTCGTCCGTGGGACAGGTTCTCAAATCCAATGGACAACGCAAAGGCAAGAGTTGAAGCCGCATTTGAGTTTTTTGAAAAGCTAAATGTTCCATTTTTCTGCTTCCACGACAGAGACATTGCACCTGAAGGAGAAAATTTAAGAGAAACAAACAAGAACTTGGATGAGATAGTTTCTATGATCAAAGAATACTTAAAGACAAGCAAAACAAAAGTTTTGTGGGGAACAGCAAACCTATTTTCACATCCGCGATATGTTCATGGTGCTGCAACATCCTGCAATGCCGATGTTTTTGCATATGCAGCAGCGCAGGTGAAAAAGGCGTTAGAGGTTACAAAGGAGCTTGGCGGCGAAAACTATGTGTTCTGGGGCGGAAGAGAAGGTTATGAGACACTTTTGAACACCGACATGGAGCTTGAGCTTGACAACTTGGCAAGATTTTTGCGCATGGCAGTTGACTATGCAAAAGAGATAGGGTTTGACGGTCAGTTTTTGATTGAACCAAAGCCAAAAGAACCAACTAAACATCAGTACGATTTTGATGCTGCTCATGTATATGGATTTTTGAAAAAGTATGATCTTGACAAATACTTCAAGCTCAACATAGAGGTAAACCATGCAACTTTAGCAGGACATGATTTCCACCATGAGTTGAGATTTGCGCGAATAAACAACATGCTTGGTTCAATTGATGCTAACATGGGCGATTTGCTTTTGGGCTGGGATACAGACCAGTTCCCAACAGATGTAAGACTTACCACGCTTGCTATGTATGAGGTTATCAAGATGGGCGGCTTTGACAAAGGCGGACTCAACTTTGACGCAAAGGTAAGAAGAGGTTCATTTGAGCTTGAAGATTTAGTAATTGGTCACATTGCTGGTATGGATGCTTTTGCTAAAGGCTTCAAGATTGCGTATAAGCTTGTTAAAAATGGCGTATTTGATAAATTTATAGATGAGAGATACAAGAGCTACAAAGAAGGAATCGGCGCTAAGATTGTAAGCGGTGAAGCAAACTTCAAGATGTTAGAGGAATATGCTCTGTCTCTTGACAAGATAGAAAATAAATCTGGCAAGCAAGAACTTCTTGAGATGATTTTAAATAAATATATGTTCACTGAATAA
- a CDS encoding ABC transporter substrate-binding protein: MKDSFNKRHILSISFFVPLVTTLVLIIVLILNTQKTVEESVTIENEELEVNTKIRFLSPWGGSDPYADTLSFVLQKFQEENAGITIVNESLFGDDFLIKLQTDFASGNPPDIFGLFPGSIRDLLIQRHQITDLTDVLKKDIRWYQSFYPNMWKYVTFNKRIYGVPLETIVECLFVNKDIFERYNLKVPQTLAELISVSKILKSKGIIPIAFNAQPEGTYIYQNIIVSIGTKHDVENPIKSGEFSSPYIKALDYLKVLYKAGAFPANYYSLTSKQRNDLFLTKKAAMIVQGSWFIPKCDPQTVDIYFFPQVNDTGKKHLIYGLGAGTFYVSSQAWQDRTKRSWAIKLLKFLTSEKVARIFVERTGLISNVKIKDPPNVKNPLRSKVERLIKEADVLVAPPDHFVDRMVWEEVITKNIPYYLQGTISSKLFWERAIKAWEENMEKLGE, from the coding sequence ATGAAAGATTCATTTAATAAAAGACATATTCTATCGATAAGTTTTTTTGTACCTCTTGTAACTACTCTTGTGCTAATAATTGTGTTAATTTTGAATACTCAAAAAACTGTGGAAGAAAGTGTGACTATTGAAAATGAAGAGTTAGAAGTTAATACAAAAATAAGATTTTTAAGTCCATGGGGTGGGAGTGACCCTTATGCCGACACACTCTCGTTTGTACTTCAAAAGTTTCAAGAAGAAAATGCCGGCATAACTATCGTCAATGAATCTCTGTTTGGTGATGATTTTTTGATAAAACTTCAGACAGACTTTGCATCTGGCAACCCTCCAGATATTTTTGGTCTTTTTCCAGGATCTATTAGAGACTTACTAATTCAAAGGCACCAAATAACTGATTTAACGGATGTACTTAAAAAAGATATAAGATGGTATCAAAGTTTTTATCCAAACATGTGGAAGTATGTAACTTTCAATAAAAGAATTTATGGTGTTCCGCTTGAAACAATAGTTGAGTGCCTATTTGTTAACAAGGATATATTTGAAAGATACAATTTAAAAGTTCCTCAAACATTAGCTGAGCTGATAAGTGTCTCAAAAATACTAAAGAGCAAAGGGATTATTCCAATTGCTTTCAATGCCCAGCCAGAGGGGACATACATATACCAGAACATTATTGTTTCGATAGGAACAAAGCATGATGTAGAAAATCCGATCAAGAGTGGTGAATTTTCATCACCTTACATAAAAGCCCTTGACTATTTAAAAGTTCTTTACAAGGCAGGTGCCTTTCCAGCAAACTACTATTCACTTACCAGCAAACAACGAAATGATTTGTTTTTGACAAAGAAGGCAGCAATGATTGTTCAGGGTTCATGGTTCATACCAAAATGTGACCCACAAACAGTTGACATATATTTTTTCCCCCAGGTAAATGATACTGGAAAAAAGCATTTGATTTATGGTCTTGGTGCGGGGACATTTTATGTCAGCAGTCAAGCCTGGCAAGATAGAACAAAGAGAAGCTGGGCGATAAAACTTTTAAAATTTTTGACCTCCGAAAAGGTTGCAAGAATATTTGTTGAAAGAACGGGATTGATTTCAAATGTAAAGATAAAAGACCCGCCCAATGTCAAAAATCCTCTGCGTTCAAAAGTGGAAAGGCTTATAAAAGAAGCTGATGTGCTTGTTGCACCGCCTGACCATTTTGTTGACAGAATGGTTTGGGAAGAGGTTATAACCAAAAATATTCCTTATTATCTACAGGGAACAATTTCTTCAAAGTTATTTTGGGAAAGAGCAATCAAAGCGTGGGAAGAGAATATGGAAAAATTGGGTGAATGA
- a CDS encoding response regulator transcription factor, producing the protein MYKIVIVDDDMLIRKGIRNVIRWKDLECEICAEASSGDEALKVIEEIKPDIVITDIKMPNMDGIELIDRIRKIIPQCKIVILTAYREFEYAQRAIKYGAFDFLLKPTKVEDIINVVQKAINEIKKEKTIVEELEKINSILKEKLPILRENFLFNVIFEMISNEDEILQMASFYEIEIGSFLMILAECSTKEERGRQNTHLYLLGISNMLNDFLSHDFTIYTIYLNNSQAVYIVSSKKELEKEEEKRFFELLSQLKKAAVECFNIDLTLAVSTWGRGIVQLPDKYKECIDAINYRFYFDEEDIIYYKDLSHFFMYVDDRKLKNLKNEILLSVRYGNYSNINSLLLELEETLKKSKADKQYIFNFYYLLLIEINMIKAQLSSAINKPDNPEMFEHIDYFNDIIKCKSLSELSSILRISIQRTIEEVQKHNLNKMGSLIKKVIDYIKENYNSGEISLSEISEKFFVSPSYLSRLFKKETGKNLSDFINEYRIEKAKQLLLTTDLKTYEVADRVGIPDPHYFSRLFKRYTGYSPSEYKEGAKLKGEKVSE; encoded by the coding sequence ATGTATAAAATTGTAATAGTTGACGATGACATGCTTATTCGAAAAGGAATTAGAAATGTAATAAGATGGAAAGATTTGGAGTGTGAAATTTGCGCTGAAGCTTCAAGCGGGGATGAGGCTTTAAAGGTGATTGAAGAGATAAAACCTGACATTGTTATTACAGACATCAAAATGCCCAATATGGACGGAATTGAACTCATTGATAGGATTAGAAAGATTATTCCCCAGTGCAAGATTGTAATTTTGACAGCTTACAGAGAGTTCGAATATGCCCAGAGAGCTATAAAATACGGTGCTTTTGATTTTCTTCTAAAACCAACCAAGGTAGAAGATATAATAAATGTGGTGCAAAAAGCTATAAACGAGATAAAGAAAGAAAAGACAATAGTTGAGGAGCTGGAAAAGATAAATAGCATTTTGAAAGAAAAACTACCAATCTTAAGAGAGAATTTCTTGTTCAATGTCATATTTGAGATGATTTCAAATGAAGATGAAATTCTTCAGATGGCTTCGTTCTATGAGATTGAGATTGGCAGTTTCTTGATGATTTTAGCTGAGTGCAGTACAAAAGAAGAAAGAGGAAGACAGAATACTCATTTGTACCTTTTGGGAATATCAAATATGCTAAATGATTTTTTGAGCCACGATTTTACCATCTATACTATTTATTTAAATAACTCTCAGGCAGTGTATATTGTAAGCTCAAAGAAAGAACTTGAAAAAGAAGAAGAGAAGAGGTTCTTTGAGCTTTTGAGCCAGCTAAAAAAAGCAGCAGTGGAGTGTTTTAATATTGATTTGACACTTGCAGTAAGTACGTGGGGCAGGGGCATTGTGCAGCTTCCAGACAAATATAAGGAATGCATAGATGCGATAAATTACAGATTTTACTTTGATGAAGAAGATATCATATATTACAAGGACCTTTCTCACTTTTTTATGTATGTTGATGACAGAAAGTTGAAAAACCTGAAAAACGAAATCTTATTGAGCGTCAGATACGGAAATTATTCAAATATAAATAGTCTCTTGCTTGAGCTCGAAGAGACCTTGAAAAAGTCAAAAGCAGATAAACAGTATATCTTCAATTTTTACTATCTTCTGCTCATTGAAATAAATATGATAAAAGCTCAGCTTTCTTCGGCCATCAATAAACCTGACAATCCAGAGATGTTTGAACACATTGATTATTTTAATGATATTATAAAATGCAAAAGTTTGTCAGAACTAAGTAGCATCTTGCGAATATCTATCCAGCGTACAATTGAAGAAGTCCAAAAACACAACCTAAACAAAATGGGCAGTTTAATAAAAAAGGTAATAGATTACATAAAAGAAAACTACAACTCAGGCGAGATTTCACTCAGCGAGATTTCAGAGAAATTTTTTGTAAGTCCTTCATATTTGAGCAGGCTGTTCAAGAAAGAGACAGGAAAAAACCTTTCAGACTTTATAAATGAGTATAGAATAGAAAAGGCAAAACAGCTTTTGCTCACAACCGACCTTAAAACGTACGAAGTTGCAGACAGGGTTGGTATTCCAGACCCGCACTACTTTTCAAGGCTTTTTAAACGCTACACTGGCTACAGCCCTTCTGAATACAAAGAAGGTGCAAAACTAAAAGGTGAAAAAGTAAGCGAATAA